A region of Diospyros lotus cultivar Yz01 chromosome 3, ASM1463336v1, whole genome shotgun sequence DNA encodes the following proteins:
- the LOC127797429 gene encoding serine/arginine-rich splicing factor SR45a-like isoform X4, with product MSTVKEADCCIKYLDGSVLEGRVITVEKARRRRGRTPTPGRYLGLRTDHARRHSPSYPPYYYYRSNFSRSSSERDRSRSYSPSDSTRSYSPYDGHRGSYSHRCRSYSPSRSPHGRSPVSMRDRSYSPYDFQDDYYYRRDRSHSRYSSVEDHYHRRSRRRSVSRTARKTLRYDSRHYSPDDHYYSSGRYRSPSRSISPRARRRSWRSYSESMSPEPRRSQKSHSSSKRLRRSYSRSQSISPGYRRRTSYSCSISPRPRKSSSRHSSRRGCDLRTRRDIGSCFVRSYSRSCSGSSSSPSVSRSATPRSASSLSS from the exons GCTAGGAGGCGGAGAGGCCGGACGCCTACCCCAGGAAGGTATCTTGGGCTCCGAACTGACCATG CACGTCGCCATTCTCCCAGTTACCCTCCCTATTACTATTATAGGAGTAATTTCTCCAGATCCTCTTCCGAACGAGATAGAAGCAGGTCCTACTCTCCTTCCGACAGTACAAGATCTTACTCGCCCTATGATGGCCACAGAGGGTCTTACTCTCATCGCTGCAGGTCCTACTCTCCATCCCGATCCCCTCACGGTAGGTCACCAGTTAGCATGCGTGACCGGTCCTACTCTCCGTACGACTTCCAAGATGACTATTATTACAGAAGAGACCGGTCCCACTCTCGGTACAGCTCCGTGGAGGACCACTATCATAGGCGAAGCCGCCGTCGTTCTGTCTCCCGGACGGCGAGGAAGACCTTGAGATACGACTCCAGGCACTATTCACCAGATGACCATTACTACAGCAGTGGCCGTTACCGTTCTCCCTCTAGGAGTATTTCACCAAGGGCACGGAGGAGGTCATGGAGGAGCTACTCAGAGAGTATGTCACCTGAACCAAGGAGAAGTCAGAAAAGCCACTCGTCGTCCAAGCGCTTGCGGAGAAGCTATTCTCGCAGTCAGAGTATATCCCCTGGCTATAGGAGGAGGACCAGCTATTCTTGTAGCATTTCGCCTAGACCGAGAAAGAGCAGCTCCAGGCACTCTTCCCGAAGGGGGTGTGATCTTCGTACCCGCCGTGACATTGGGAGCTGTTTCGTTCGAAGCTACTCCAGGAGTTGCAGCGGAAGCTCGTCTTCCCCATCTGTATCAAGGTCTGCCACACCGAGATCAGCATCATCACTTTCATCTTGA
- the LOC127797428 gene encoding calmodulin-binding receptor-like cytoplasmic kinase 1 isoform X1 yields MRNTSTSPISHFKQDNNFQGNPTSNSTGKTHHRKSQSGFSYIKVAARKVFSVFLFWQRKPSPKTPKELPSPIDDSTGSSNKSQFGFKNSNFNGSSKTSGQVGGAAFSIGEIYKATNNFSPANKLGQGGFGTVYKGKLKDGSLVAIKRAKKVQTDNNLFAEFKNEVLTLSKIEHLNLVRLLGYMEHGDERIIVVEYVSNGTLREHLDGIRGIELGIAERLDIAIDVAHAVTYLHTYADRSIIHRDIKASNILITEKLRAKVADFGFARLAADDPGATHISTQVKGTAGYLDPEYLKTYQLTDKSDVYSFGVLLVELVTARYPLEPTKPIKERVTVRWAMQKLKEGEAVVTMDPRMQRNPASVRGVEKILKLAQQCLAPQRQSRPSMKQCCEVLWGIRKEVRENLSHTAITSYHSEKIHVRANRADMYDIIEGSEEYRFRSA; encoded by the exons ATGAGGAATACGTCCACTAGTCCGATCAGCCACTTCAAACAAGACAACAATTTCCAAGGCAATCCTACCAGCAATTCCACAGGCAAGACCCATCATAGGAAATCCCAATCTGGCTTCAGTTACATCAAAGTTGCTGCCAGGAAAGTTTTCTCTGTTTTCCTCTTTTGGCAAAGAAAGCCCAGCCCCAAGACACCTAAAGAACTTCCCT CTCCAATAGATGATTCTACAGGAAGCAGCAATAAAAGCCAGTTCGGATTCAAGAATTCTAATTTCAATGGTTCATCAAAGACAAGTGGACAGGTGGGCGGTGCTGCCTTTTCCATTGGAGAAATTTACAAGGCAACGAATAATTTCTCCCCTGCAAACAAACTCGGACAGGGAGGCTTTGGAACGGTATACAAGGGAAAATTGAAGGATGGATCTTTGGTTGCCATAAAGCGGGCGAAAaag GTCCAGACAGATAATAATTTGTTTGCAGAGTTTAAGAATGAAGTCCTCACATTATCGAAGATTGAACATCTAAATTTGGTAAGGTTACTTGGGTACATGGAGCATGGAGATGAACGGATTATTGTAGTTGAATATGTTAGCAATGGGACGCTCAGGGAGCATTTGGATG GTATACGTGGAATTGAGCTTGGAATTGCGGAGCGTCTGGACATTGCAATTGATGTAGCTCATGCAGTTACATATCTGCACACATACGCAG ATCGTTCAATTATTCATAGAGACATAAAAGCATCAAATATCCTCATAACAGAGAAACTCCGTGCCAAAGTAGCCGACTTTGGATTTGCACGATTAGCTGCTGATGATCCAGGAGCTACTCACATTTCGACCCAAGTGAAAGGAACTGCTGGGTACTTGGATCCTGAATACCTCAAGACATACCAACTTACTGACAAAAGCGATGTTTACTCCTTTGGTGTATTACTTGTAGAACTGGTCACAGCAAGGTACCCTCTTGAACCAACAAAGCCAATCAAAGAGAGAGTAACAGTAAGATGG GCAATGCAAAAGCTAAAAGAAGGAGAGGCAGTAGTGACAATGGATCCAAGAATGCAAAGAAATCCGGCGTCAGTCAGGGGAGTGGAGAAGATTCTGAAACTGGCTCAGCAGTGCCTTGCTCCTCAGAGACAATCAAGGCCCTCCATGAAGCAATGTTGCGAGGTACTGTGGGGGATTCGGAAAGAAGTCCGAGAGAACCTTTCTCACACTGCTATCACTTCTTATCACTCTGAAAAAATTCATGTGAGAGCAAATCGCGCTGATATGTATGATATTATTGAAGGCAGTGAGGAGTATAGATTTCGTTCTGCGTGA
- the LOC127797428 gene encoding calmodulin-binding receptor-like cytoplasmic kinase 1 isoform X2, protein MRNTSTSPISHFKQDNNFQGNPTSNSTGKTHHRKSQSGFSYIKVAARKVFSVFLFWQRKPSPKTPKELPSPIDDSTGSSNKSQFGFKNSNFNGSSKTSGQVGGAAFSIGEIYKATNNFSPANKLGQGGFGTVYKGKLKDGSLVAIKRAKKVQTDNNLFAEFKNEVLTLSKIEHLNLVRLLGYMEHGDERIIVVEYVSNGTLREHLDGIRGIELGIAERLDIAIDVAHAVTYLHTYAEKLRAKVADFGFARLAADDPGATHISTQVKGTAGYLDPEYLKTYQLTDKSDVYSFGVLLVELVTARYPLEPTKPIKERVTVRWAMQKLKEGEAVVTMDPRMQRNPASVRGVEKILKLAQQCLAPQRQSRPSMKQCCEVLWGIRKEVRENLSHTAITSYHSEKIHVRANRADMYDIIEGSEEYRFRSA, encoded by the exons ATGAGGAATACGTCCACTAGTCCGATCAGCCACTTCAAACAAGACAACAATTTCCAAGGCAATCCTACCAGCAATTCCACAGGCAAGACCCATCATAGGAAATCCCAATCTGGCTTCAGTTACATCAAAGTTGCTGCCAGGAAAGTTTTCTCTGTTTTCCTCTTTTGGCAAAGAAAGCCCAGCCCCAAGACACCTAAAGAACTTCCCT CTCCAATAGATGATTCTACAGGAAGCAGCAATAAAAGCCAGTTCGGATTCAAGAATTCTAATTTCAATGGTTCATCAAAGACAAGTGGACAGGTGGGCGGTGCTGCCTTTTCCATTGGAGAAATTTACAAGGCAACGAATAATTTCTCCCCTGCAAACAAACTCGGACAGGGAGGCTTTGGAACGGTATACAAGGGAAAATTGAAGGATGGATCTTTGGTTGCCATAAAGCGGGCGAAAaag GTCCAGACAGATAATAATTTGTTTGCAGAGTTTAAGAATGAAGTCCTCACATTATCGAAGATTGAACATCTAAATTTGGTAAGGTTACTTGGGTACATGGAGCATGGAGATGAACGGATTATTGTAGTTGAATATGTTAGCAATGGGACGCTCAGGGAGCATTTGGATG GTATACGTGGAATTGAGCTTGGAATTGCGGAGCGTCTGGACATTGCAATTGATGTAGCTCATGCAGTTACATATCTGCACACATACGCAG AGAAACTCCGTGCCAAAGTAGCCGACTTTGGATTTGCACGATTAGCTGCTGATGATCCAGGAGCTACTCACATTTCGACCCAAGTGAAAGGAACTGCTGGGTACTTGGATCCTGAATACCTCAAGACATACCAACTTACTGACAAAAGCGATGTTTACTCCTTTGGTGTATTACTTGTAGAACTGGTCACAGCAAGGTACCCTCTTGAACCAACAAAGCCAATCAAAGAGAGAGTAACAGTAAGATGG GCAATGCAAAAGCTAAAAGAAGGAGAGGCAGTAGTGACAATGGATCCAAGAATGCAAAGAAATCCGGCGTCAGTCAGGGGAGTGGAGAAGATTCTGAAACTGGCTCAGCAGTGCCTTGCTCCTCAGAGACAATCAAGGCCCTCCATGAAGCAATGTTGCGAGGTACTGTGGGGGATTCGGAAAGAAGTCCGAGAGAACCTTTCTCACACTGCTATCACTTCTTATCACTCTGAAAAAATTCATGTGAGAGCAAATCGCGCTGATATGTATGATATTATTGAAGGCAGTGAGGAGTATAGATTTCGTTCTGCGTGA
- the LOC127797428 gene encoding calmodulin-binding receptor-like cytoplasmic kinase 1 isoform X3 — MRNTSTSPISHFKQDNNFQGNPTSNSTGKTHHRKSQSGFSYIKVAARKVFSVFLFWQRKPSPKTPKELPSPIDDSTGSSNKSQFGFKNSNFNGSSKTSGQVQTDNNLFAEFKNEVLTLSKIEHLNLVRLLGYMEHGDERIIVVEYVSNGTLREHLDGIRGIELGIAERLDIAIDVAHAVTYLHTYADRSIIHRDIKASNILITEKLRAKVADFGFARLAADDPGATHISTQVKGTAGYLDPEYLKTYQLTDKSDVYSFGVLLVELVTARYPLEPTKPIKERVTVRWAMQKLKEGEAVVTMDPRMQRNPASVRGVEKILKLAQQCLAPQRQSRPSMKQCCEVLWGIRKEVRENLSHTAITSYHSEKIHVRANRADMYDIIEGSEEYRFRSA; from the exons ATGAGGAATACGTCCACTAGTCCGATCAGCCACTTCAAACAAGACAACAATTTCCAAGGCAATCCTACCAGCAATTCCACAGGCAAGACCCATCATAGGAAATCCCAATCTGGCTTCAGTTACATCAAAGTTGCTGCCAGGAAAGTTTTCTCTGTTTTCCTCTTTTGGCAAAGAAAGCCCAGCCCCAAGACACCTAAAGAACTTCCCT CTCCAATAGATGATTCTACAGGAAGCAGCAATAAAAGCCAGTTCGGATTCAAGAATTCTAATTTCAATGGTTCATCAAAGACAAGTGGACAG GTCCAGACAGATAATAATTTGTTTGCAGAGTTTAAGAATGAAGTCCTCACATTATCGAAGATTGAACATCTAAATTTGGTAAGGTTACTTGGGTACATGGAGCATGGAGATGAACGGATTATTGTAGTTGAATATGTTAGCAATGGGACGCTCAGGGAGCATTTGGATG GTATACGTGGAATTGAGCTTGGAATTGCGGAGCGTCTGGACATTGCAATTGATGTAGCTCATGCAGTTACATATCTGCACACATACGCAG ATCGTTCAATTATTCATAGAGACATAAAAGCATCAAATATCCTCATAACAGAGAAACTCCGTGCCAAAGTAGCCGACTTTGGATTTGCACGATTAGCTGCTGATGATCCAGGAGCTACTCACATTTCGACCCAAGTGAAAGGAACTGCTGGGTACTTGGATCCTGAATACCTCAAGACATACCAACTTACTGACAAAAGCGATGTTTACTCCTTTGGTGTATTACTTGTAGAACTGGTCACAGCAAGGTACCCTCTTGAACCAACAAAGCCAATCAAAGAGAGAGTAACAGTAAGATGG GCAATGCAAAAGCTAAAAGAAGGAGAGGCAGTAGTGACAATGGATCCAAGAATGCAAAGAAATCCGGCGTCAGTCAGGGGAGTGGAGAAGATTCTGAAACTGGCTCAGCAGTGCCTTGCTCCTCAGAGACAATCAAGGCCCTCCATGAAGCAATGTTGCGAGGTACTGTGGGGGATTCGGAAAGAAGTCCGAGAGAACCTTTCTCACACTGCTATCACTTCTTATCACTCTGAAAAAATTCATGTGAGAGCAAATCGCGCTGATATGTATGATATTATTGAAGGCAGTGAGGAGTATAGATTTCGTTCTGCGTGA